CTACAATACTTTTTGCAATTGCTAATCCGAGACCGGATCCACCAGTGTTCGTAGAGCGAGATTTTTCAACGCGATAAAAACGTTCAAAAATATGAGGTAAATCCGTACTAGGAATAGGTTGGCCGTAATTTGTTATATCTATAGTAATCATATTATTGCTTTCATAGGCTGCAAAATCGATATATCCACCGTCGTTTCCATAGGCGATAGCATTTATAATAAGATTTTCAAACACACGTACTAATTTATCACCATCAGCTAATACCATCAGTTTTTGAGATGGGAAAGAAGGGCGACATTCTATATTCGCTTCTTGAAATTGTATTCGAAATTGAACAGTTAATTGTCCAAGAAGTTCTACAATATCAATGGGGACAGAATATAAACTTAATTCTTTATTTTGAACACGTGTATATTCAAACAAGTCATTCATTAATGCATTAAGACGGGTTACTTTATCGTAAATGACTTGTATATAATGACGTAATTCCACTTCATCTCTATAATTATCATGGTGGATTAAATTCACGTATCCAACTATAGAAGTAAGAGGAGTACGTAAATCATGTGATACATTAGTAATCAGCTCACTTTTTGCTTGTTCTGCATGTCTTTCTTCATCAATCGAGACTTTCAATTGTTCAACAATTTGATTAACTCCGCTTGCTAACTCTTCCAAATAATTATGGTTTACAATAGAAACTTTATGATTGAAGTTTCCATTTGCAATATAACGAATCTCTTCTATCATTTTTTTAATACAAGCTTCATAGTAAAGCTTTCTTTCATGACGGTAAAAAATGTATAGGTAAGATGAGAAAATCGAAAATAAAAATAAATAAGAGACAATCATCATCCA
This Bacillus paramycoides DNA region includes the following protein-coding sequences:
- a CDS encoding sensor histidine kinase codes for the protein MRNEAFDILKDIPKWKLIFWFMLAITLTPITELIIYRLVTSVIESSLTLSELGKEFIRIFGYEKYKGIKESLWMMIVSYLFLFSIFSSYLYIFYRHERKLYYEACIKKMIEEIRYIANGNFNHKVSIVNHNYLEELASGVNQIVEQLKVSIDEERHAEQAKSELITNVSHDLRTPLTSIVGYVNLIHHDNYRDEVELRHYIQVIYDKVTRLNALMNDLFEYTRVQNKELSLYSVPIDIVELLGQLTVQFRIQFQEANIECRPSFPSQKLMVLADGDKLVRVFENLIINAIAYGNDGGYIDFAAYESNNMITIDITNYGQPIPSTDLPHIFERFYRVEKSRSTNTGGSGLGLAIAKSIVELHKGTIEVYSDDKKTTFTVKLQPYKC